One genomic region from Actinomycetota bacterium encodes:
- the prfA gene encoding peptide chain release factor 1 — MDFDTRLADVEARYERVQVEMASPDVAADRDRMRRLGKDFAELEQIIVPYRQFREARREAEEARSLAREEADPEMASFLRAEAEAAEAKIATLRSRLEELLVPRDPNDDKDVIVEIRAAAGGTEAALWGAELLELYRHYAERRGWKTDVLSASPAELGGFKEVVLEVRGKGAYSRLKHESGVHRVQRVPVTESSGRIHTSTATVAVLPAAEDVEVEIKPEDLKIEVYRSSGPGGQSVNTTDSAVRITHKPSGIVVATQEERSQLQNREKAMRYLRARLLSRARDEAAAEEAATRRSQLGTGERAEKIRTYNFAENRVTDHRVKVTVHRLQDVLEGDIDEFVDALLAAERASQLATATDGDPDGRRGARASEQE, encoded by the coding sequence ATGGACTTCGACACACGTCTGGCCGATGTGGAGGCGCGCTACGAACGCGTGCAGGTCGAGATGGCCTCGCCTGACGTCGCCGCCGATCGCGATCGGATGCGCCGGCTGGGCAAGGACTTCGCTGAGCTGGAACAGATCATCGTGCCGTATCGGCAGTTCCGCGAAGCGCGGCGTGAAGCCGAGGAGGCGCGCTCGCTGGCGCGCGAGGAGGCCGACCCCGAGATGGCCTCGTTCCTCCGTGCCGAGGCGGAGGCCGCCGAGGCGAAGATCGCCACGTTGCGATCCCGGCTCGAGGAGCTGCTCGTCCCCCGCGATCCGAACGACGACAAGGACGTCATCGTCGAGATCCGCGCCGCAGCCGGCGGAACCGAGGCGGCGCTCTGGGGGGCGGAGCTTCTCGAGCTGTACCGGCACTACGCGGAGCGCCGCGGATGGAAGACCGATGTTCTCTCCGCGTCGCCCGCAGAGCTCGGCGGGTTCAAGGAGGTCGTTTTGGAGGTACGCGGCAAGGGGGCGTACTCGCGGCTGAAGCACGAGTCGGGCGTGCACCGAGTGCAACGCGTTCCCGTCACCGAGTCCTCCGGTCGGATCCACACGTCGACGGCAACCGTCGCCGTGCTCCCTGCGGCCGAAGACGTCGAGGTCGAGATCAAGCCCGAGGATCTGAAGATCGAGGTCTACCGCTCCTCCGGGCCCGGCGGTCAGTCGGTCAACACGACGGACTCCGCCGTTCGGATCACGCACAAGCCGAGCGGCATCGTCGTCGCGACGCAGGAGGAGCGATCGCAGCTGCAGAACCGGGAGAAGGCGATGCGCTACCTGCGCGCGCGATTGCTCAGCCGCGCGCGAGACGAGGCTGCCGCCGAGGAGGCAGCCACCCGGCGCTCGCAGCTCGGAACGGGGGAGCGCGCCGAGAAGATCAGGACGTACAACTTCGCGGAGAACCGCGTGACCGATCACCGCGTGAAGGTGACGGTTCACCGCTTGCAGGACGTACTCGAAGGCGACATCGACGAGTTCGTCGACGCGCTGCTCGCGGCCGAGCGCGCGTCACAGCTCGCAACCGCGACCGACGGCGATCCCGACGGCCGCCGTGGCGCGCGAGCGTCCGAGCAGGAGTGA
- the rpiB gene encoding ribose 5-phosphate isomerase B: MRVSMGSDHAGYLLKEELKTFLRTEGHQVLDVGTDSEETVDYPDFCAAAARAVIDGRADRAIVLGGSGQGEQLAANKVRGTRAALCNDLHLAQLSRRHNDANVLAMGGRIVATELAKEIVKLWLATPFDGGRHAKRLEQIAEIERGER, from the coding sequence ATGCGCGTCTCGATGGGGAGCGACCACGCGGGGTATCTGTTGAAAGAGGAGCTGAAGACGTTCCTCCGGACAGAGGGGCACCAGGTGCTCGACGTCGGAACGGATTCCGAGGAGACGGTGGACTACCCGGACTTCTGCGCCGCGGCCGCGCGCGCGGTCATCGACGGCCGCGCGGACCGCGCGATCGTCCTCGGCGGCTCCGGGCAGGGTGAGCAGCTCGCCGCGAACAAGGTCAGAGGTACGCGCGCCGCCCTGTGCAATGACCTCCACCTCGCGCAGCTCTCGCGCCGTCACAATGACGCGAACGTGCTGGCGATGGGGGGCCGCATCGTCGCCACCGAGCTCGCCAAGGAGATCGTGAAGCTGTGGCTCGCGACGCCGTTCGACGGCGGCCGTCACGCGAAGAGGCTCGAGCAGATCGCCGAGATCGAACGCGGAGAACGATGA
- the prmC gene encoding peptide chain release factor N(5)-glutamine methyltransferase: MRPAEVVRRATDYLERHDVESPRATAEQLMMHVLGTDRAGLFSRTQGLDAREARMYGRAICQRCTGTPLQHLTGRQAFRRIEVEVRPGVFVPRPETEVLVEHALGAIRDSEGPLVADVGTGTGAIALAIKDERPDARVFATDRSAEAVDLALANARRLRIDVAVLEGDLLMPLPDELRGWFDLVVSNPPYVTPEEYEGLPPEVKADPTLALLGGPEVYERLAAEALRWLRDGGVLAVEVGSAFGETIAEVFRGSFMDVRVAPDLAGRDRVVIARRP, translated from the coding sequence TTGCGCCCCGCGGAGGTCGTTCGCCGCGCGACGGACTACCTCGAACGGCACGACGTCGAGAGTCCACGCGCGACCGCCGAGCAACTGATGATGCACGTGCTCGGGACGGATCGAGCCGGGCTCTTCTCGCGGACTCAGGGACTCGACGCTCGTGAGGCCAGGATGTACGGGCGAGCGATCTGTCAGCGGTGCACAGGAACGCCGCTGCAGCACCTCACCGGACGGCAGGCGTTCCGACGTATCGAAGTCGAGGTTCGGCCGGGCGTGTTCGTCCCGCGCCCCGAGACCGAGGTCCTTGTCGAACACGCCCTCGGCGCAATCCGGGACTCCGAGGGACCGCTTGTCGCGGACGTCGGAACGGGGACCGGCGCGATCGCTCTCGCCATCAAGGACGAACGGCCGGACGCGAGGGTGTTCGCGACCGATCGCTCTGCGGAGGCGGTCGACCTGGCGCTGGCGAACGCTCGGCGGCTCCGAATCGATGTCGCGGTCCTCGAGGGTGACCTTCTCATGCCGCTGCCCGACGAGCTCCGGGGATGGTTCGACCTCGTCGTGAGCAATCCGCCGTACGTCACGCCGGAGGAGTACGAGGGTCTTCCGCCGGAGGTGAAGGCTGACCCGACGCTCGCCCTCCTCGGGGGACCCGAGGTGTACGAACGGCTCGCGGCCGAGGCGCTCCGATGGCTGCGGGACGGCGGCGTGCTCGCGGTCGAGGTCGGAAGCGCGTTCGGCGAGACCATCGCGGAGGTTTTCCGGGGATCGTTCATGGACGTTCGTGTGGCGCCAGATCTCGCTGGGCGCGATCGCGTGGTCATCGCCCGGAGGCCGTGA
- a CDS encoding L-threonylcarbamoyladenylate synthase — MTDPIRDAADAAVSGELIVVPTDTVYGIGTCPDDPAATARVFEAKSRPSDLELPVLVPSLTAAKQIASFDEPALRLATRFWAGALTLILPRTELSRGWELGGNAETIGVRMPHHPLALAVLTLTGPLAVTSANRSGESTPAACDGVRAVFGDRVAVYLCDSSPVDGRASTVVDLTGGEPRFLRVGALAESAVVHALSEA, encoded by the coding sequence GTGACGGACCCGATCCGTGACGCGGCGGACGCCGCGGTGAGCGGTGAGCTGATCGTCGTTCCCACCGACACCGTGTACGGCATCGGGACATGTCCCGACGACCCGGCGGCTACCGCCCGCGTGTTCGAGGCGAAGTCGCGGCCATCTGACCTCGAGCTTCCGGTGCTCGTGCCGTCGCTGACGGCGGCGAAGCAGATCGCATCGTTCGACGAGCCAGCGTTGCGTCTGGCGACGCGGTTCTGGGCGGGGGCCTTGACGTTGATCCTTCCCCGGACGGAGTTGTCTCGAGGCTGGGAGCTCGGCGGGAACGCCGAGACGATCGGCGTTCGGATGCCCCATCATCCGCTCGCGCTGGCTGTGCTCACGTTGACGGGACCGCTCGCGGTGACGAGCGCCAATCGCTCGGGTGAGTCGACGCCGGCGGCGTGCGACGGCGTCCGGGCGGTGTTCGGCGATCGCGTGGCCGTTTACCTCTGCGATAGCTCTCCGGTCGATGGCCGGGCGTCGACCGTCGTGGATTTGACCGGCGGCGAGCCTCGGTTCCTTCGCGTCGGTGCCCTCGCCGAGAGTGCCGTGGTCCACGCTCTGTCGGAAGCGTGA